A section of the Osmia lignaria lignaria isolate PbOS001 chromosome 16, iyOsmLign1, whole genome shotgun sequence genome encodes:
- the sev gene encoding receptor protein-tyrosine kinase sevenless isoform X7, giving the protein MGHYMFQNLEPNQNYSISVTMRNGVGEGPSAVTCITTTPEPAVKDTQQPILILGGQHVVMKQDADMLDDPSVIYENPSTICGVAIHVASAQLFVSDSMGYVYRTSLAKRTKPTVILSPSQTNFKPLSLSVDWLNLHLYILGEVKHATIWQIARCNLDGRGLTVAVAGSLMQPTHIEVDPYNGYLFWVNKCGLYRLDLADISNGVKHEVQPYLILEEAYLNAFTVDHTNFQLLVPSHINNTVRSLSLDGRELFNIRNNTQQPKFKNVISLAMANGLFYFTNGEEVLIEGYHSGQNRYFHNAYPDRSNGSFISVNVLMDASQPIPVPVNPPTGVQAVLGVERAKVSWQAPHLLGGQGKGAWQNWSYELEIKDESTGETIHQKDIAGSSHTVHNLREKSEYSIKAAAYTSAGRGPWSTEFRGRTLRDGSHASILWSANEGLLRSDVTGENIETLIYKASLKEAETDYHIVDVTWHKDVLYIVGNNSALYRYNVTSHQKSKMNIHSVGSVAVDWLSRKLYWANPKQQIITRANLNGSHQEPMSILAIVKELMIDSLEAYLYWSTGHAVEVARLNGQDRRYYHSDEIFNGKQVMGLTLDTENRYVYWIVRSYESGSIVYRAPTSERIPMSHKIVPEKVSALQHPNMQGSLCYFSEHLFWLQDDRNAVIGDLSGQNTAVINGIALSGLRMVAVMDPALHQYPKNLTSETVVVLPNAVNYSSIRVEGIWRNFNISWDPVENINYGTVFYEVKFADYINTNSNPEITTETSMPYNNSEQILPYSVLEVTVKAFTYWETAHHTRKILRSPQSVPTQPTNPRAFIEFHKEPLSENVDIFAIFRWDQPEFTNGLITGYTVQCWFIENHTEIQICDNSLIPASLLEHTVQDLLPNTTYYFQVRAHTEIGAGPYTDVINISTIYENPVPQLLVATLDAVRVSDLDQEVNYTITRHIAIEVAYLAAESKIYWINEMQELVTSELNGANATKMLALNNSALSITVDWVARNLYWSESSYIENEGRIMKLDLTTWQVGILKYENIVTTNRRIVNLDVLPSTGSLYWIELTKKDIGVIMQSDLNGKSNQLFFNHTDDCSCPYRPSVIPVMTIDSTNYQKPVMYWISLEGHLNIADINGCTCSLIVSVSFNKGLPPTSLTVDKMNIYWSNIAEDQIYFVNKKYPDDEDIKHFYLPTVRSIKALGKSLQSYPITNCLIPHQVSYNVEESNKTANTITVKLPRPVPQFDCKEYNLPTTLYTIYVSPCLENDPNMCKDTDRTKLQTYETEYQIKNLKPFTKYRLKLALSNYYADLESMSLEFGSGVVLRTGAGAPTAPENVTVEALTPTLAIVYWMPPKILNAAAVRYEIHWKLDSLINGARQKGEQLIKGNERTADGRFFSMLEPWLPGQKYKVFVRAYPAESNDNYSESLGKPVTMYPEPNKIFLTGVSLDSLNVTWTPTVNQVKYTLEYKDVAMEDWQVANDSKMYKNKVTYFIKNLQPRTSYKFRLLIRYPNYKKDFVWPPDGGFTFLTMGDVPSAPGMPTVTKLRNSVYQLNWEPAQAHGSQITLYRLEGMKINEINEQIDSSDNTSWKLYYNGTDNYWIITGDMDDKYRFRVQAKNAYGFGPWSRSSLVIDLTETTGGILATQQHLGLVLGLSVPVITIMLICFCYFLCPVYRQRKEDKKAVLPPLVSDVELATLREIPRGNFVQSNALYASTLQTDPDDSTLPKIRREQITLAKFLGSGAFGEVFQGNAKDLERPGITPVAIKTLRKGASAQEKTEFLQEARLMSHFRHKHVLRLLGVCLDTDPPLLVLELMEAGDLLSYLRASRSLQPSDPHALRLQDLLAMCEDVARGCRYLEDLHFVHRDLACRNCLVSARDRENRVVKIGDFGLARDIYKNDYYRKEGEGLLPVRWMAPESLVDGVFTSQSDVWAFGVLMWEITSLGQQPYPARTNLEVLHHVRAGGRLPKPLNCPPVLHQLMLRCWSAADARPSFKVCLENIVSLRSTIEDAPLSPVHAGHYLARRGVSNMAYFADENQNHNNSGNSWKSSSSEGSRDMQPFLQNSHNAALTSQSSDTPKYLELLADNEDIILRENSTNGYEVPRSIHISHPNLTNTTKPSTNGDLKKNLHSDQEQKDTLSDTKEQLGKKCDKRSSVSSLSLPERKRASLASMTEKSNGSDCSQSGPTVKTILKRDSFTSLTDQRKNKRNIVERRGSEISLEGRSSSSLSSSISLAPPTRPSSSLISSQNVLPLKNSVIGGDTMANDGNVKSTLPKIQRTHSNLQNGKANIPLVINSALLNLLRQTPVVEDSNNIVTYTNINTDAVRVNGS; this is encoded by the exons ATGGGTCACTACATGTTTCAAAATCTCGAGCCGAATCAAAATTATTCCATAAGCGTAACTATGAGAAACGGTGTCGGCGAGGGTCCTTCTGCGGTCACTTGCATTACAACAACCCCGGAACCGGCTG TGAAAGACACGCAACAACCAATTCTAATTCTCGGAGGGCAACACGTAGTCATGAAGCAGGACGCGGACATGCTTGACGATCCCAGCGTGATTTACGAGAACCCGAGTACGATTTGTGGTGTCGCGATCCACGTTGCTTCCGCCCAGCTTTTCGTCTCTGATTCCATGGGATACGTGTACAGAACGTCCCTCGCGAAACGAACGAAACCGACAGTGATACTGAGCCCCAGTCAAACTAACTTCAAACCGTTAAGCCTGTCCGTCGATTGGCTGAACCTGCATTTATACATTCTGGGCGAGGTGAAACACGCGACGATTTGGCAGATAGCAAGATGCAATTTAGATGGAAGAGGTTTGACTGTTGCCGTGGCTGGTTCCTTAATGCAACCCACTCACATCGAAGTAGACCCGTACAATGGATACTTATTCTGGGTGAACAAGTGTGGTTTGTACAGATTGGATCTGGCTGACATTAGCAACGGAGTGAAACACGAG GTTCAGCCTTATTTAATCCTGGAAGAAGCTTATTTGAACGCATTCACTGTAGACCACACGAACTTTCAGTTGTTAGTCCCTAGTCACATTAATAACACGGTGAGGTCACTTTCCCTGGATGGTCGGGAGCTGTTCAATATCCGTAACAACACTCAGCAACCGAAATTCAAGAATGTAATCTCTTTAGCAATGGCGAACGGTTTGTTTTACTTTACCAACGGGGAGGAGGTATTGATAGAAGGATATCATTCAGGACAGAACAGATATTTTCATAATGCCTATCCTGATAG GTCGAACGGTTCATTTATCAGTGTCAATGTACTTATGGACGCGAGCCAGCCCATTCCTGTTCCGGTGAATCCTCCCACGGGTGTCCAAGCTGTTCTCGGGGTAGAGAGGGCCAAAGTTTCTTGGCAAGCGCCTCATTTGTTGGGCGGTCAGGGTAAGGGCGCTTGGCAGAATTGGTCCTACGAGCTCGAGATCAAGGACGAGTCCACTGGGGAGACGATCCATCAGAAAGATATCGCCGGATCGTCTCACACTGTGCATAATCTTCGAGAGAAATCAGAGTATTCGATCAAAGCTGCCGCTTATACCAGCGCTGGCAGAGGACCGTGGTCCACCGAATTCAGGGGACGAACGTTAAG AGACGGATCACACGCGTCCATTCTTTGGTCCGCGAACGAAGGTCTCCTAAGAAGCGACGTAACTGGTGAGAATATCGAAACTCTGATATACAAAGCGAGTTTAAAAGAAGCAGAGACCGACTATCATATCGTCGACGTCACTTGGCACAAGGATGTTCTATATATCGTGGGAAATAATTCCGCGTTGTACCGATACAATGTCACTAGCCATCAGAAGAGCAAGATGAACATTCATTCCGTCGGTAGCGTGGCTGTTGACTGGCTATCGAGAAAATTATACTGGGCTAATCCGAAGCAACAAATT ATTACAAGAGCAAATTTAAATGGATCTCATCAGGAACCTATGTCAATTTTAGCCATCGTTAAGGAATTAATGATCGATTCTTTGGAGGCGTATTTATATTGGTCCACAGGTCATGCGGTTGAAGTAGCGCGCTTAAATGGACAGGATAGAAGATACTATCATTCTGACGAGATATTCAATGGCAAACAAGTGATGGGTTTAACGTTGGACACAGAAAACAGATACGTTTATTGGATTGTTCGTAGTTATGAGAGTGGATCGATTGTCTATCGTGCACCAACGTCAGAAAGGATCCCTATGAGTCACAAAATTGTGCCTGAGAAG GTGTCAGCCCTGCAGCATCCAAACATGCAAGGCTCTTTGTGTTACTTTTCAGAGCACCTTTTCTGGCTGCAAGACGATCGAAACGCAGTGATAGGCGATCTGTCAGGTCAGAACACAGCTGTGATAAATGGCATCGCTCTATCGGGCCTTCGTATGGTAGCCGTGATGGATCCAGCTCTTCATCAATACCCAAAGAATCTAACATCAGAGACGGTGGTCGTTCTACCAAACGCGGTTAATTACAGTAGCATCAGAGTTGAAGGGATCTGGAGGAACTTCAACATATCCTGGGACCCTGTGGAGAACATCAACTACGGCACTGTATTCTACGAAGTGAAATTCGCCGACTACATTAACACGAATTCGAATCCAGAGATCACGACCGAGACTTCGATGCCTTACAACAACTCGGAACAGATTCTACCTTATTCGGTCCTGGAGGTGACAGTGAAAGCGTTCACATACTGGGAAACTGCACACCATACCAGGAAGATATTAAGATCACCGCAAAGTGTGCCGACCCAGCCAACCAATCCCAGAGCCTTCATAGAGTTCCACAAAGAACCACTGAGCGAGAACGTAGATATATTCGCGATATTCAG ATGGGACCAACCAGAGTTCACTAATGGTTTGATCACTGGGTACACAGTTCAATGTTGGTTCATAGAGAACCACACAGAGATCCAAATCTGCGATAACTCTTTGATTCCTGCGTCATTACTGGAGCACACTGTGCAAGATCTCTTGCCAAATACAACTTACTACTTCCAAGTTCGAGCGCATACCGAGATCGGCGCAGGGCCGTACACGGATGTGATAAACATTTCAACGATATACGAGAATCCGGTACCCCAACTGTTAGTAGCTACGCTGGATGCGGTTAGGGTATCGGATCTAGATCAAGAAGTAAATTACACGATCACTCGACACATTGCCATCGAGGTGGCCTATCTAGCTGCGGAGAGTAAAATCTATTGGATAAACGAGATGCAAGAGTTGGTCACTTCGGAGTTGAACGGTGCGAATGCCACGAAAATGTTGGCATTGAACAACAGTGCTCTTAGTATAACCGTCGATTGGGTGGCGAGGAACTTGTATTGGTCCGAATCGAGCTACATAGAAAACGAAGGTCGTATCATGAAGTTAGATTTGACCACCTGGCAAGTTGGTATTCTTAAGTACGAGAATATCGTTACGACGAATAGGCGCATAGTGAACCTTGACGTGTTACCATCTACAGG ATCACTGTACTGGATAGAATTAACGAAGAAGGACATCGGAGTGATAATGCAATCAGATTTGAATGGAAAATCGAATCAATTGTTCTTCAATCACACAGACGACTGCTCTTGTCCGTACAGACCATCGGTGATTCCCGTGATGACGATCGACAGCACGAACTATCAGAAACCAGTCATGTACTGGATCTCCCTGGAAGGGCACCTAAACATCGCTGACATCAATGGTTGCACTTGCAGCTTGATAGTGAGCGTGAGCTTCAACAAAGGCCTGCCACCGACCTCGTTAACAGTCGACAAGATGAACATCTATTGGTCCAATATCGCGGAGGATCAGATTTACTTCGTAAATAAAAAGTACCCTGACGATGAAGATATCAAGCATTTCTATCTGCCAACCGTGCGCAGCATAAAAGCTCTTGGGAAATCATTGCAATCCTATCCCATAACGAATTGCTTGATACCCCATCAGGTGTCCTACAACGTCGAAGAATCCAATAAAACAGCGAATACTATCACTGTGAAGCTTCCTCGACCTGTACCTCAGTTCGATTGCAAGGAATACAATTTACCTACGACACTGTACACGATATACGTGTCTCCGTGCTTGGAAAATGATCCTAACATGTGCAAGGACACTGACAGAACAAAGTTGCAGACATACGAAACTGAGTATCAAATAAAGAATCTGAAGCCTTTCACGAAGTACAGATTGAAACTGGCATTGAGCAATTACTATGCTGATTTAGAATCGATGAGCTTAGAGTTTGGCTCTGGCGTGGTACTGAGAACCGGAGCTGGTGCTCCGACTGCTCCAGAAAACGTAACTGTCGAGGCTCTGACCCCAACGTTGGCCATCGTTTATTGGATGCCTCCAAAGATACTAAACGCTGCTGCTGTCCGATACGAAATACATTGGAAGCTAGATAGCCTGATAAACGGGGCACGACAAAAGGGAGAACAGTTGATAAAGGGCAACGAGCGCACCGCGGATGGTCGATTCTTTAGCATGCTCGAACCATGGTTGCCTGGTCAGAAGTATAAAGTGTTCGTCCGTGCCTATCCTGCTGAATCTAACGACAATTATAGCGAGAGTCTTGGCAAACCGGTGACAATGTACCCGGAGcctaataaaatattcttaactGGGGTCAGTTTGGACAGTCTGAATGTAACTTGGACGCCAACCGTGAATCAAGTCAAATACACTTTAGAGTATAAAGATGTTGCCATGGAGGACTGGCAAGTGGCGAATGATTCTAAAATGTACAAAAACAAAGTGACTTACTTTATCAAGAACCTACAACCGCGTACTTCGTACAAATTTCGTCTGCTCATTAGATATCCTAATTATAAGAAAGACTTTGTTTGGCCACCCGATGGGGGGTTCACGTTTCTGACAATGG gtGATGTACCAAGTGCGCCAGGAATGCCTACAGTTACTAAGCTTCGCAATTCCGTGTATCAATTAAACTGGGAACCTGCCCAGGCTCATGGTTCACAGATCACGCTCTACCGTCTAGAAGGGATGAAAATAAACGAGATCAACGAACAAATAGACTCGAGCGATAATACCAGCTGGAAACTGTATTACAATGGAACGGATAATTACTGGATAATCACGGGCGACATGGACGACAAGTATCGGTTCCGGGTTCAGGCTAAAAACGCGTACGGATTTGGCCCATGGAGCAGATCCAGTCTCGTCATTGATTTAACTGAAACTACAGGAGGAATATTAGCGACACAACAGCATCTTGGTTTGGTGCTGGGACTCAGCGTCCCTGTTATCACCATCATGCTCATCTgcttttgttattttctttgcc CAGTGTATCGGCAACGCAAGGAGGACAAAAAGGCAGTTCTACCTCCGTTAGTAAGCGACGTAGAACTGGCGACTCTACGGGAGATACCGAGAGGAAATTTCGTTCAATCCAACGCTCTTTATGCGTCCACTTTGCAAACTGATCCTGATGACTCGACGTTGCCGAAAATCAGAAGGGAACAAATCACGCTGGCCAAGTTTCTGGGCAGCGGGGCATTTGGAGAG GTGTTTCAAGGTAACGCGAAAGATTTGGAGAGACCAGGAATCACCCCGGTTGCTATAAAAACCCTACGAAAGGGAGCATCGGCTCAGGAGAAGACCGAGTTCCTTCAGGAAGCCAGACTTATGAGTCATTTTCGGCATAAACACGTGCTCAGACTTCTGGGAGTTTGTTTAGACACAGATCCACCACTGTTGGTGCTGGAACTGATGGAGGCTGGCGATTTGTTAAGTTATTTGAGAGCCAGCCGATCGTTGCAGCCTTCCGATCCACATGCTCTGCGCTTGCAAGATTTACTTGCCATGTGCGAAGATGTCGCTAGGGGATGTCGTTATTTGGAGGACCTGCATTTTGTACATAGAGATCTAGCCTGCCGAAATTGCCTGGTATCTGCTAGGGATCGAGAGAACCGTGTCGTTAAGATCGGTGACTTTGGCCTTGCCAGGGATATATACAAGAACGATTACTATAGAAAG GAAGGGGAAGGGTTGCTCCCCGTTCGTTGGATGGCTCCTGAATCATTGGTGGATGGAGTATTCACTTCTCAGAGTGACGTTTGGGCATTTGGAGTACTGATGTGGGAAATCACGTCGTTAGGGCAGCAACCGTATCCTGCCAGGACTAATCTAGAAGTATTACACCACGTTCGTGCGGGTGGAAGGTTACCCAAACCTCTCAACTGTCCACCTGTTCTACATCAACTGATGCTGCGTTGTTGGAGTGCCGCTGATGCCAGGCCGAGTTTCAAAGTTTGCCTTGAAAACATAGTTAGTCTTCGTAGCACTATAGAGGACGCGCCGTTAAGTCCGGTACACGCTGGTCATTACCTGGCTAGAAGAG GCGTGTCTAACATGGCTTACTTTGCCGACGAGAATCAAAATCATAATAATTCAG GGAACTCCTGGAAATCGAGCAGTTCCGAAGGCAGTCGCGATATGCAACCATTCCTTCAGAATTCTCATAACGCAGCCCTGACATCGCAATCCAGTGATACACCGAAATATTTAGAGTTATTAGCGGATAACGAGGATATTATTTTAAGGGAAAATTCGACGAACGGATACGAAGTGCCTCGATCGATCCATATCTCTCATCCGAACCTGACTAATACAACCAAACCTAGTACAAATGGAGATCTAAAGAAGAATTTACACTCTGACCAAGAACAGAAAGATACTTTGAGTGACACCAAAGAACAACTGGGGAAGAAATGTGATAAGAGATCTTCGGTATCCAGTTTAAGTTTACCCGAGCGTAAAAGAGCATCGCTTGCAAGTATGACTGAAAAGTCTAACGGTTCTGATTGCTCGCAATCAGGACCGACTGTTAAAACGATCTTAAAAAGAGACTCCTTCACGTCTCTAACTGATCAACGAAAGAATAAAAGGAACATAGTCGAACGACGAGGTTCGGAGATAAGTTTAGAAGGTAGAAGTTCTAGTTCGTTAAGCTCCAGTATCAGTTTAGCTCCACCAACACGACCTAGCTCATCTTTAATTAGTTCGCAaaatgttcttcctctgaagaACAGTGTTATCGGTGGAGACACAATGGCGAACGATGGTAACGTTAAAAGCACATTGCCAAAAATTCAAAGGACTCATTCTAATTTACAAAATGGTAAAGCCAACATTCCTTTGGTGATAAATAGTGCATTGTTAAATTTATTAAGACAAACTCCTGTCGTCGAAGACAGCAACAATATAGTCACGTACACGAATATTAATACGGATGCCGTTAGAGTGAACGGATCCTGA